From Calothrix sp. PCC 6303, a single genomic window includes:
- the xisF gene encoding fdxN element excision recombinase XisF, with protein MRVYGYARVSTQEQAEEFDALNQQIARLKTAGATEILIDIESGRSDSRKQFNELLYLVQRNQVDEIIVTRVDRLGRSVITIHKAIEIFVKHEVNLRVLDAPVDPNSPFGWFSINQMSGLAEFESRLLSQRIKHGNNYFREQLKFCTPPFGYGKDENQRLVPNRNIHEKSGKTYFELGKLIIELILEMRSLKDVCTYIYVEYEIVFSVAGLRDWVKNLALQGHTAYFVKKKKGVNREPIINFDTHEALVSAATVEAIQQKLSANRRYRSSATSTRGDYPLSSLIKCAHCGGGMYRNFSRHKTKTEYMRCANYSKPGKYHCENSKCTRLREIIAQTITELCRHAPQLIDHLQSQSVTTVIVNTKEIENLSNELSVMRGLRSSNPDIIHAIAKIEETINSLSTPVKIVDRDAFENAQKQITIASQATFWESLDDLELRAALVEFVEKVEVNSSGSITPTFKLPLTRSSMRP; from the coding sequence ATGAGAGTTTACGGTTATGCCCGTGTTAGCACGCAAGAACAAGCTGAGGAATTTGATGCATTAAATCAGCAAATAGCTAGATTAAAAACGGCGGGTGCAACGGAAATACTGATAGATATTGAGTCAGGACGTAGTGATTCGAGAAAACAATTTAATGAGTTGCTGTACTTGGTGCAACGAAATCAAGTTGATGAAATTATTGTCACTCGTGTCGATCGCTTGGGTAGGAGTGTGATTACTATTCATAAGGCGATCGAGATTTTCGTAAAGCATGAGGTTAATCTTAGGGTATTAGATGCACCAGTTGATCCTAATTCACCTTTTGGGTGGTTTAGTATTAATCAAATGTCCGGGTTGGCAGAATTTGAATCGAGGCTGTTATCCCAGAGGATTAAGCATGGAAATAATTATTTTCGTGAGCAACTCAAATTTTGTACTCCTCCATTTGGATACGGGAAAGACGAAAATCAGCGATTGGTTCCGAATCGGAATATTCATGAGAAATCGGGAAAAACCTATTTTGAACTAGGGAAGCTGATTATCGAGTTAATTTTAGAGATGCGATCGCTTAAAGATGTTTGCACCTATATTTACGTAGAATATGAAATAGTTTTTAGCGTCGCTGGTTTGCGAGATTGGGTAAAAAACCTGGCTCTACAAGGGCATACAGCTTATTTTGTCAAGAAGAAAAAAGGTGTTAACCGAGAGCCCATAATTAATTTTGATACTCACGAAGCTTTAGTTAGCGCTGCAACAGTAGAGGCAATTCAACAGAAGTTATCAGCGAATCGCAGATATCGCAGTTCTGCAACATCAACCCGTGGCGACTATCCACTTTCCAGTTTAATTAAATGCGCTCATTGTGGGGGAGGGATGTATCGGAACTTTTCCCGTCACAAAACCAAAACCGAATATATGCGTTGCGCGAATTACAGTAAACCGGGAAAATATCATTGTGAAAATTCCAAATGTACCCGACTGCGGGAAATAATTGCTCAGACCATTACAGAACTATGCAGACATGCACCGCAATTAATTGATCATTTACAAAGTCAATCAGTGACGACAGTAATTGTGAATACCAAAGAAATCGAAAACTTAAGTAATGAGTTGTCGGTGATGCGAGGACTTCGCAGTTCCAACCCTGATATCATTCATGCGATCGCTAAAATAGAGGAAACAATAAATAGCCTATCAACCCCTGTAAAAATCGTTGATAGGGATGCTTTTGAAAATGCCCAGAAGCAGATAACAATTGCTTCTCAGGCTACATTCTGGGAATCTTTGGATGATTTAGAACTGCGTGCAGCATTAGTTGAGTTTGTCGAGAAAGTAGAGGTGAATTCGTCAGGAAGCATTACCCCGACTTTTAAATTGCCATTAACCCGATCCTCAATGCGTCCGTAG
- the nifK gene encoding nitrogenase molybdenum-iron protein subunit beta, which translates to MPQNPDKIVDHVELFKQPEYQELFKNKREQFEGGHSVEEVERVSEWTKGWEYREKNFAREALTINPAKGCQPVGAIFAAVGFEGTLPFVQGSQGCVAYFRTHLSRHYKEPFSAVSSSMTEDAAVFGGLNNMVEGLQVSNQLYKPKMIAVCTTCMAEVIGDDLSAFIGNAKAAGAVPQNMPVPFAHTPSFVGSHITGYDNMMKGILLTLTEGKKKSSSNGKINFIPGFDTYTENNREVKRMMGLMGIDHTILADNSDYLDSPNNGKYEMYPGGTKLEDAADACNAKATVALQAYTTPKTREFIKENWKQDTCVLRPWGIRGTDEFLMKLSEMTGKAIPEELEVERGRLVDAMTDSYAWIHGKKFAIYGDPDLIYGVTSFLLEMGAEPVHILCNNGDETFKAEMEQLLKASQFGQGATVWIQKDLWHMRSLLFTEPVDFFVGNSYGKYLWRDTKIPMVRIGYPLMDRHHLHRYATLGYKGGLNLLNWVVNTILDELDRSSDIAGKTDISFDLIR; encoded by the coding sequence ATGCCACAAAATCCAGATAAAATTGTAGATCACGTTGAGTTATTCAAACAGCCAGAATACCAAGAACTGTTCAAGAATAAGCGTGAACAGTTTGAAGGTGGACACTCTGTTGAAGAAGTTGAACGTGTTTCTGAGTGGACAAAAGGTTGGGAATACCGCGAAAAGAACTTTGCCCGCGAAGCTTTAACCATCAACCCTGCTAAAGGTTGCCAACCAGTAGGCGCGATTTTCGCTGCTGTTGGTTTTGAAGGAACTCTTCCTTTTGTTCAAGGTTCACAAGGTTGTGTTGCTTACTTCCGGACTCACCTTAGCCGTCACTACAAAGAACCGTTTAGTGCAGTTTCTTCTTCAATGACTGAAGATGCAGCGGTTTTCGGTGGTTTGAACAACATGGTTGAAGGTTTGCAAGTTTCTAACCAACTTTACAAACCAAAAATGATCGCAGTCTGCACCACATGTATGGCTGAGGTTATTGGTGATGACTTATCAGCGTTTATTGGTAATGCCAAAGCTGCTGGTGCTGTTCCTCAAAACATGCCTGTTCCTTTTGCACACACTCCTAGCTTTGTTGGTTCCCACATCACTGGTTATGACAACATGATGAAGGGAATTCTTTTAACCTTAACAGAAGGTAAAAAGAAGAGCAGCAGCAATGGTAAAATCAACTTTATTCCTGGTTTTGATACCTACACCGAGAACAACCGTGAAGTTAAACGGATGATGGGTTTGATGGGTATTGACCACACAATTTTAGCTGATAACAGCGATTACTTGGATTCTCCTAACAACGGTAAATACGAGATGTATCCCGGTGGAACCAAGCTAGAAGATGCTGCTGATGCTTGTAATGCTAAAGCTACAGTTGCTCTCCAAGCTTACACCACACCTAAAACTCGTGAATTCATCAAAGAAAACTGGAAGCAAGATACCTGCGTTCTCCGTCCTTGGGGTATCAGAGGTACCGACGAATTCTTGATGAAGTTGTCAGAAATGACAGGTAAAGCCATTCCTGAAGAATTAGAAGTTGAACGTGGTCGCTTAGTTGACGCGATGACTGACTCCTATGCATGGATTCATGGTAAGAAGTTTGCTATCTACGGTGATCCAGATTTGATCTACGGTGTAACTAGCTTCTTGTTAGAAATGGGTGCTGAACCAGTTCACATCCTTTGCAACAATGGTGATGAAACCTTCAAAGCTGAGATGGAACAACTTTTGAAGGCTAGCCAATTTGGTCAAGGTGCTACAGTCTGGATTCAAAAAGACTTATGGCACATGCGTTCTCTTCTATTCACCGAGCCTGTAGACTTCTTCGTAGGTAATTCCTACGGTAAGTACTTGTGGCGTGATACCAAGATTCCTATGGTGCGTATTGGTTATCCTTTGATGGATCGCCACCACTTACACCGTTATGCAACTCTTGGTTATAAAGGTGGATTGAACTTACTCAATTGGGTTGTTAACACCATTCTTGATGAATTGGATCGTTCTTCGGATATTGCTGGTAAGACAGATATCTCTTTTGACTTGATCCGTTAA
- a CDS encoding site-specific integrase — protein sequence MQSQIHLKLIEVNQRLKSAKTKVTIRESNGSLQLRATLPIKPGDRDVNTTKRKQYNISLNIPANFEGLKTAEEEAYELGKLIARQNFEWNDKYLGNDSLKKDFSTIGELLERFEKEYFKTHQRTTKSEHTFFYYFSRTKRFTNSTDLATAESLINSIEQINQQWAKYNAARAISAFCSTFKIAIDLSKYSKMPESNSRKIPTDREIYAGIAKFEYYQNYRGKQVNQNVQDSWQLWRWTYGMLAVFGLRPRELFINPDIDWWLSSENVDLTWKVHKNCKTGERQALPLYKQWIEDFDLRNPRYLEMLATTINKKDQTKHAEITALTQRISWWFRKVELDFKPYDLRHAWAIRAHVLGIPIKAAADNLGHSVQVHTQTYQRWFSLDMRKLAINQALSKRDEVEVMRDENGKLKGENERLKLEVEKLKMEILYKHC from the coding sequence ATGCAAAGCCAGATACACCTAAAATTGATAGAAGTTAATCAACGTTTGAAATCTGCAAAAACGAAAGTAACAATTAGAGAGTCAAATGGTAGTCTTCAATTAAGAGCAACCTTGCCTATCAAACCCGGAGATCGAGATGTTAACACAACGAAAAGAAAGCAGTACAATATCAGTTTAAATATCCCAGCCAATTTTGAAGGATTAAAAACAGCAGAGGAGGAAGCATACGAACTAGGAAAATTAATTGCTCGTCAAAACTTTGAATGGAATGATAAATACTTAGGCAATGATTCTCTGAAAAAAGACTTCAGTACAATAGGAGAATTATTAGAACGATTTGAAAAAGAATATTTTAAAACTCATCAACGCACAACAAAAAGTGAACATACTTTTTTTTATTATTTTTCTCGAACAAAGCGATTTACTAATTCAACTGATTTGGCAACTGCTGAAAGTTTAATTAATTCAATTGAACAAATTAATCAACAGTGGGCAAAATATAATGCAGCAAGAGCGATATCAGCATTTTGTAGCACATTCAAAATTGCCATAGACTTATCTAAATATTCTAAAATGCCCGAAAGTAATTCCCGTAAAATACCAACAGATAGAGAAATATATGCAGGGATTGCTAAATTTGAATATTATCAAAATTATAGAGGTAAACAGGTTAACCAAAATGTCCAAGATAGTTGGCAACTTTGGCGATGGACTTACGGAATGTTAGCTGTATTTGGTTTACGTCCGCGAGAATTATTTATTAATCCTGATATTGATTGGTGGTTAAGTTCAGAAAATGTAGATTTAACTTGGAAAGTCCACAAAAATTGTAAAACTGGAGAAAGGCAAGCATTACCACTTTATAAACAGTGGATTGAAGACTTTGATTTAAGAAATCCTAGATATTTAGAAATGTTGGCAACAACAATCAATAAAAAAGATCAAACTAAACATGCAGAAATTACTGCTTTAACGCAGCGAATTAGTTGGTGGTTTCGGAAAGTAGAATTAGATTTTAAACCCTATGATCTTCGTCATGCTTGGGCAATTCGAGCGCATGTTTTGGGAATACCAATTAAAGCAGCAGCTGATAATTTGGGACATAGTGTACAGGTGCATACACAGACTTACCAGCGTTGGTTCTCGCTGGATATGCGGAAGTTAGCAATAAATCAAGCTTTGAGTAAAAGAGATGAAGTTGAAGTAATGAGGGATGAGAATGGAAAATTGAAAGGTGAAAATGAGCGATTGAAATTGGAGGTTGAAAAGTTAAAAATGGAGATTCTTTATAAGCATTGTTGA
- a CDS encoding ABC transporter ATP-binding protein: MILIEDITKNYYLGEVNIPILKGVNLAIEQGEYVAIMGASGSGKSTLMNIMGCLDRPSSGNYILENRNLTTLSIDELAYIRNQRIGFVFQQFNLLPRATALENVMLPMVYANIPKSQRREKATQTLTRVGLGERILNRPNQLSGGQQQRVAIARALINQPALILADEPTGALDSQTSYEVMNLLTELNEQGITIVIVTHESDIAAQTKRIIHLQDGLITHY; this comes from the coding sequence ATGATTTTAATAGAAGATATTACCAAAAATTATTATTTAGGCGAAGTCAATATTCCCATACTCAAAGGTGTTAATTTAGCAATCGAGCAAGGCGAATATGTGGCAATCATGGGTGCATCAGGTTCTGGCAAATCTACACTAATGAATATTATGGGATGTTTAGATCGTCCTAGTAGTGGCAACTATATTCTTGAAAATAGAAATTTGACAACTTTAAGCATTGATGAACTGGCTTATATTCGCAACCAACGTATCGGTTTTGTATTCCAACAATTTAATTTATTGCCTCGCGCTACCGCACTAGAAAATGTCATGTTACCTATGGTTTATGCAAATATTCCTAAATCTCAGCGTCGGGAAAAAGCAACTCAAACTTTAACAAGAGTAGGACTAGGGGAGCGCATTTTGAATCGTCCCAATCAACTCTCTGGAGGACAACAACAACGGGTAGCGATCGCTCGCGCATTAATTAATCAACCTGCATTAATTCTCGCTGATGAACCAACAGGAGCATTAGATAGCCAAACCTCCTACGAGGTAATGAATTTACTCACAGAACTTAACGAGCAAGGAATTACGATTGTAATTGTGACCCATGAATCTGATATTGCTGCCCAAACAAAGCGAATTATTCACCTCCAAGATGGCTTAATTACACATTACTAA
- a CDS encoding ABC transporter permease, whose amino-acid sequence MKLTSREKHTSVSSLEILSMSIESLWSNKLRTGLTMLGMIIGISSVIAITSIGEGVQKSTEKQIEGLGSDVLQVLAGESKSGNISKGLGSTTTLTWEDAKAIASEAPSAKVVSAYLQSKSQVVYEGQNTSTTVYGTDLNYPDARNTFPETGRYFNQEELDSSGQVAVIAPTVKKKLFGENINPIGSKIRIQGEVYEVIGVTEVKGSQGPMDRDDAVYIPLTTMSARIVGNNSLFGISVNGIYVKYGKKEEIKTAEFQITNLLRSRHDIQPPEIDDFRVTNQADILKTLTTVLSLLTLMVSAIAGISLVVGGIGIANIMLVSVVERTREIGIRKAIGATNSAILNQFLIEAIVISCVGGVIGIGGGIIIAFGAATAFNFPFVVSSNSIILAFGLSGAVGLISGVIPARNAASLDPITALRSD is encoded by the coding sequence ATGAAATTAACTTCCAGAGAAAAGCATACTTCTGTTTCCTCTTTAGAAATACTATCAATGTCAATTGAATCTTTATGGAGTAATAAATTACGCACAGGATTGACAATGTTAGGAATGATAATTGGTATTTCCTCTGTAATTGCGATTACCTCTATTGGGGAAGGAGTACAAAAGTCAACTGAAAAACAAATTGAAGGCTTGGGTTCGGACGTTTTACAAGTTTTAGCAGGTGAATCTAAAAGTGGAAATATTAGTAAAGGTTTAGGTTCAACTACTACCTTAACTTGGGAAGATGCAAAAGCTATTGCTAGTGAAGCACCCTCAGCAAAAGTTGTTTCTGCTTATTTACAAAGTAAATCTCAAGTAGTTTATGAAGGACAAAATACCTCGACAACAGTATATGGAACAGATTTAAATTACCCGGATGCGAGAAATACTTTCCCAGAAACCGGTAGATATTTTAACCAAGAAGAATTAGATAGTTCTGGACAAGTTGCAGTAATTGCTCCGACGGTTAAGAAGAAATTATTTGGTGAAAATATTAATCCAATTGGATCAAAAATTCGGATTCAGGGAGAAGTATATGAAGTCATCGGAGTGACAGAAGTCAAAGGTTCCCAAGGTCCAATGGATCGAGATGATGCTGTTTATATTCCTCTAACAACAATGTCAGCCAGAATTGTCGGAAATAATTCATTATTTGGGATTTCAGTAAATGGTATTTATGTCAAATACGGGAAAAAAGAAGAAATAAAAACCGCAGAATTTCAAATTACCAACTTACTGCGATCGCGTCATGATATCCAGCCTCCCGAAATAGATGATTTTCGCGTTACCAACCAAGCAGACATACTAAAAACCTTAACTACTGTCTTGAGTTTACTGACTTTGATGGTGAGTGCGATCGCAGGAATTTCTCTGGTAGTAGGTGGAATTGGCATTGCCAACATTATGTTGGTTTCAGTGGTGGAAAGAACACGGGAAATTGGCATTCGTAAAGCAATTGGTGCCACAAATTCGGCGATTCTCAATCAATTTTTGATTGAAGCAATTGTTATTTCTTGTGTGGGTGGTGTCATTGGGATTGGAGGAGGAATTATTATTGCATTTGGCGCTGCAACAGCTTTTAATTTTCCGTTTGTAGTTTCTTCTAATTCGATTATTTTGGCTTTTGGCTTATCGGGTGCTGTGGGACTAATTTCTGGGGTGATTCCGGCGCGGAATGCTGCTAGTTTAGATCCAATTACTGCTTTACGTAGCGATTAG
- a CDS encoding efflux RND transporter periplasmic adaptor subunit, protein MKMDAQSSINDSTKISIGINKKNISNWSIKLLFFAFLIGVIFAGFRFLLMNPRQKSQTQLPTQPVERQNLNITVSANGKIEAERSINLSPKNAGIIKSLIVKEGDVVKKGQIIAYMDDSNLQGQLTQAKAGITSAEANLNKLIAGNRAEDISQSQAQLEEAQANLKKIIAGNRPQDIAQAEARLKRVKVTLNQAESDLKRYQELLNSGAISRQSFSTYQTNRDTALAQVQEAEQALKLQQTGSRSEDIEQAQAKVKQLQQSYNLIKNGARKEDIDQARSQVNSARGSLQTILAQINDTVIRAPFDGVVTKKYADPGSFVTPNNAGGASSSSVSSSILSLTANNQVVANISESNLAKIQIGQTLKIKNDAYPNKVFMGKVSQIAAQADVEQNVTSFEVKAAITSDNKNLLRSGMNVEVEFEVGQQENALVVPNVAVIRDQRGTGVYILDTENKSIFVPVKAGVAVNNKTEIKSGLKGGERVLLTLPPEAAKPQSGGFLPTPPKQES, encoded by the coding sequence ATGAAAATGGACGCACAAAGCTCGATTAATGACTCGACGAAAATCAGTATTGGAATTAACAAAAAAAATATAAGTAATTGGTCGATTAAGCTGTTATTTTTCGCTTTCTTGATTGGTGTAATTTTTGCTGGGTTTCGCTTTCTACTCATGAACCCAAGACAAAAATCTCAAACTCAATTACCAACTCAACCAGTTGAAAGACAAAACTTAAATATTACGGTTTCAGCCAATGGCAAAATTGAAGCTGAACGTTCAATTAATTTAAGTCCTAAAAATGCAGGTATAATCAAAAGTCTAATAGTAAAGGAAGGTGATGTTGTTAAAAAAGGACAAATCATTGCTTACATGGATGATTCTAATTTACAAGGACAACTTACCCAGGCTAAAGCAGGAATTACATCTGCTGAAGCAAATTTGAATAAATTAATTGCTGGAAATCGTGCTGAAGATATTAGTCAATCCCAAGCGCAGTTAGAAGAAGCACAAGCAAATCTCAAAAAAATAATTGCCGGGAATCGACCTCAAGATATAGCACAAGCAGAAGCAAGATTAAAAAGAGTAAAAGTCACACTAAATCAAGCAGAATCAGATTTAAAACGCTATCAAGAGTTATTAAATTCGGGGGCAATTTCTCGCCAAAGTTTTAGTACATATCAAACAAATAGGGATACTGCATTAGCACAGGTTCAAGAAGCAGAACAAGCATTGAAATTGCAACAAACTGGTTCTCGTAGTGAAGATATCGAACAAGCACAGGCAAAAGTCAAACAACTACAACAATCTTATAATTTAATCAAAAATGGCGCAAGAAAGGAGGATATAGACCAAGCGCGATCGCAAGTTAACTCCGCACGGGGTTCTTTGCAGACAATCTTAGCTCAAATTAACGATACAGTGATTCGCGCTCCCTTTGATGGAGTAGTAACTAAAAAATATGCCGATCCCGGTTCTTTTGTAACTCCAAATAATGCTGGAGGTGCAAGTTCTTCTAGTGTCTCATCTTCGATTTTATCTTTGACTGCTAATAATCAAGTAGTGGCAAATATTTCTGAATCAAATTTAGCTAAAATTCAGATTGGACAAACATTAAAAATCAAAAATGATGCTTATCCAAATAAAGTGTTTATGGGAAAAGTATCACAGATTGCTGCTCAAGCAGATGTGGAACAAAATGTTACTAGTTTTGAAGTCAAAGCGGCTATTACTTCCGATAATAAAAATCTTTTACGTTCAGGGATGAATGTGGAAGTTGAATTTGAAGTTGGTCAACAGGAAAACGCATTAGTAGTTCCTAACGTTGCAGTTATCCGCGATCAGCGAGGAACAGGTGTATATATTTTAGATACAGAAAATAAGTCTATATTTGTGCCAGTTAAAGCTGGTGTTGCAGTCAACAATAAAACTGAAATTAAGTCTGGTTTGAAAGGTGGTGAAAGGGTGTTATTAACTCTACCACCAGAAGCCGCTAAACCTCAATCGGGCGGTTTCTTGCCTACTCCACCTAAACAAGAGAGTTAA
- a CDS encoding sensor histidine kinase — translation MNLPPARLVGETERANPILLIASITILGIMGLRLPKGNRFSKIIYIFLQLLLILLANIGVGDIVGFSPGLLLIVAIRSILIFKISESVIIIGLIWICFIFTLNTIKIPPKVPINPNEGFIWIVKLNVLMLFSLVLIFVLLLVNALFSELKSRQQLALAHERLREYALRIEDQATLQERNRIAREIHDALGHSLTAQSIQLENALVYLESNLEKAKSFLLEARKLSANLLQEVRCSVTTLRSDPLQGKSLDAAIQLLIVDFQSRMQISPNYSLRNNLSIPPELNRTIYRIVQEALTNISKHSEATKVKIDIQTTKDSFLVRVEDNGIGFDLKQNTTGFGLQSMRDRTNALGGQFYLNSEPEAGCSIMAIFPLSRLE, via the coding sequence ATGAATTTACCTCCCGCACGTTTAGTGGGAGAAACAGAACGCGCAAATCCAATCCTATTAATTGCTAGTATCACAATTTTGGGGATTATGGGCTTAAGGTTGCCAAAGGGCAATAGATTCTCAAAAATTATCTATATATTTTTACAATTGCTATTAATTTTATTAGCAAATATTGGAGTAGGTGATATTGTTGGGTTTTCGCCTGGATTGTTATTAATTGTGGCAATTCGGAGTATTTTAATATTCAAAATATCTGAAAGTGTAATAATTATTGGTTTAATCTGGATATGTTTTATTTTTACTTTGAATACAATCAAAATTCCACCGAAAGTCCCCATAAATCCCAATGAAGGTTTTATCTGGATTGTCAAATTAAATGTTTTAATGCTATTTAGCTTAGTTTTAATTTTTGTTCTCCTTTTAGTAAACGCATTATTTTCAGAATTGAAAAGTCGTCAACAACTTGCCCTTGCTCACGAACGTTTACGAGAATATGCTCTGCGTATCGAAGACCAAGCAACATTACAAGAACGGAATCGCATTGCCCGTGAAATACATGATGCTTTGGGACATTCATTAACAGCACAAAGTATTCAACTTGAAAATGCATTAGTATATTTAGAATCAAACTTGGAAAAAGCCAAAAGTTTTTTATTAGAAGCCCGAAAACTTAGCGCTAATCTCTTACAAGAAGTTCGTTGTTCAGTAACAACATTGCGTTCTGACCCTTTGCAGGGCAAATCTTTAGATGCTGCAATTCAGCTTTTAATTGTAGATTTCCAAAGTAGAATGCAAATTAGTCCTAATTATTCTTTACGTAATAACTTATCAATTCCCCCGGAATTAAACAGGACGATTTACCGAATTGTTCAGGAAGCTTTGACGAATATTTCTAAGCATAGTGAGGCAACAAAAGTCAAAATTGATATACAGACAACCAAAGATTCCTTTCTTGTCCGTGTAGAGGATAACGGTATTGGTTTTGATCTTAAACAAAATACCACAGGTTTTGGGCTGCAAAGTATGCGCGATCGCACGAATGCACTAGGGGGACAATTTTATCTCAACAGTGAACCAGAAGCAGGTTGCAGTATAATGGCAATTTTCCCACTGTCGAGGCTGGAATGA
- a CDS encoding response regulator transcription factor codes for MIRLLLVDDQSIIRQGIKSLLESQPDFEVVGEAENGKQAISQVEILQPDVVLMDVRMPITDGVAATKAITQQFPLVKVLILTTFDDDEYISQGMRFGAKGYLLKDTPLEPLVNAIRSVHSGHTHFGPGLFERIMTPTVERTLAKTFTRPPELEQLTPREKEVLQLIASGASNREIAESLFIAERTVKNHVTNILTRLNLRDRTQAAIFANSFSFEQ; via the coding sequence ATGATTCGATTACTATTGGTTGATGACCAATCGATTATTCGTCAGGGTATCAAAAGTTTACTGGAATCTCAACCTGATTTTGAAGTAGTTGGTGAAGCCGAAAATGGCAAACAGGCTATATCTCAAGTCGAAATTTTACAACCAGACGTAGTTTTGATGGATGTGCGAATGCCAATAACAGATGGTGTCGCAGCAACAAAAGCTATTACGCAGCAATTTCCTTTAGTGAAAGTTTTAATTTTAACTACTTTTGATGATGATGAATATATTTCCCAAGGAATGCGATTTGGTGCTAAAGGTTACTTACTTAAAGACACACCTTTAGAACCTCTAGTAAATGCAATTCGCTCGGTACATTCTGGACATACTCACTTTGGTCCAGGATTATTTGAGAGAATCATGACTCCTACTGTAGAACGTACATTAGCAAAAACTTTTACTCGACCACCTGAGTTAGAACAATTAACTCCCAGAGAAAAAGAGGTTTTACAGTTAATAGCTTCTGGTGCGAGTAATCGTGAAATTGCCGAATCTTTGTTTATTGCAGAAAGAACCGTAAAAAACCATGTCACTAATATTCTCACAAGATTGAATTTAAGAGATAGAACCCAAGCTGCTATTTTTGCTAATTCATTTAGTTTTGAGCAGTAA
- a CDS encoding transposase, translated as MRFTKLNYCQYLLSSQINYTLTNLADHLEQISHDKINRYLKNEKLTPRILWDNVKDLIEINDNAYLVFDDTVIDKRYATEIEPSRRQYSGNEHGVIQGIGLVNCVYVNHEIGKFWVVDYRIYDPDRDGKTKIDHVMEMLQNLVYHKALPFKAVLMDTWYATNKLMLYIDGLGKYYYCPLKRNRLVDDTAGEEEYQRIELLSWDEEELKSGKIVKIKKFPQAKKVKLFRVTVSTDKTDFIATNDLSQDSTDVVQKVCKVRWKVEEFHRELKQLTGLESCQCRKGRIQRNHIACAILVWLRLKDLAYKSGQTIYKIKHGLLSNYLVQQLKRPNIPMFSF; from the coding sequence ATGAGATTTACTAAACTTAACTATTGCCAGTATTTGTTAAGTAGTCAGATTAATTATACTCTGACAAATTTGGCAGACCATTTAGAGCAGATCAGTCATGATAAAATCAATCGTTATTTAAAGAACGAAAAATTAACGCCTCGGATTCTTTGGGATAACGTGAAAGATTTAATAGAAATCAATGATAATGCTTACTTAGTTTTTGATGACACAGTAATTGATAAACGATACGCTACTGAAATAGAGCCAAGTAGACGGCAATATAGTGGCAACGAGCATGGTGTAATTCAAGGGATTGGGTTAGTAAATTGTGTATATGTAAATCATGAAATTGGAAAGTTTTGGGTAGTTGACTATCGTATTTATGATCCAGATAGAGATGGAAAAACAAAGATAGACCATGTGATGGAAATGCTGCAAAACCTTGTTTATCATAAGGCTTTACCATTTAAAGCTGTCTTAATGGATACTTGGTATGCGACAAATAAATTGATGTTATATATTGATGGATTAGGGAAATATTATTATTGTCCTCTGAAACGTAATCGACTTGTTGATGATACGGCAGGCGAAGAAGAGTATCAAAGAATTGAATTGTTATCTTGGGATGAAGAGGAGTTAAAATCAGGTAAAATAGTTAAAATAAAAAAGTTCCCTCAAGCTAAAAAAGTGAAACTGTTCCGGGTAACTGTCTCCACTGACAAAACGGATTTTATCGCTACAAATGATTTATCTCAAGACTCTACGGACGTTGTACAAAAAGTGTGTAAAGTTCGATGGAAGGTTGAGGAGTTTCACCGAGAGTTAAAACAATTGACTGGTCTTGAATCATGTCAATGTCGTAAGGGTCGTATTCAAAGAAATCATATTGCCTGCGCTATTTTAGTCTGGCTTCGACTTAAAGATTTAGCTTATAAAAGTGGTCAAACAATTTATAAAATTAAGCATGGATTGTTGTCAAATTATTTAGTTCAACAACTAAAACGTCCCAATATTCCAATGTTTTCCTTTTAG